Genomic window (Phocoena phocoena chromosome 20, mPhoPho1.1, whole genome shotgun sequence):
ccccaccccagcccctcctccctcagacccccCGGTCGGGCCTGAGCCTCCTTtctgtcctctccctccctcaggtGTTTGCTGCCTGGTCCTGGTCGCGCTGAGCCTGTGGCCAGGTAGAGCTGCTGCCCCGGGGCCACCTCCTGGCCCCCCACGGGCCTCCCCAGACCCTCGGGCTGAGCTGGACAGCGCCGTCCTCCTGACCCGCTCTCTCCTGGCGGACACTCGGCAGCTGGCCGCACAGCTGGTAGGAGAGCCTGGAGGGGATGGGCTGGGGCCAAGACCGAGAACGGGGAGGGCGTCTGGGCTACCACGGTGGCagagagggggagaaaggagTCCGGGGCTCGTGGTGGGGGATGAAGCGACCCCCGGAGCTGGGCAGGGTCCCTCTCATGGCTTCTTTCTCCCCAAGAGAGACAAATTCCCAGCTGACGGAGACCACAACCTGGATTCCCTCCCCACCTTGGCCATGAGTGCGGGGGCGCTGGGAGCCCTGCAGGTAAGGGCAAGGGATGGGTCAAAGGTGGGAGTTGGGCGGTGAAGTGGGTACAGGGGGTTAGGGGCTGGAGTGGACAGGTGCCAGGTGCTCCTTgacgccaccccccaccccgcccgtcCCCCAGCTCCCGGGAGTGCTGACACGGCTGCGGGCAGACCTGTTCTCCTACCTAAGGCATGTGCAGTGGCTGCGCCGGGCAGGAGGCCCTTCCCTGCGGACCCTGGAGCCCGATCTAGGCGCCCTGCAGGCCCGGTTGGACCGGCTGCTGCGCCGGCTGCAGCTCCTGGTACGATCACCTGGCTCTGCGACCCCAGGACCCCAGACCCCAGGCCTACTCCGAGACCCTCACCCTGTGTCCCTGAGACCCCAGACTCCAAAATCCTGCCTGGAAACTCTAAACTCTCACCCTGAGACTCAGAAACCCCATGGTCTTGTGACTCCAAGACTCCCATCCTGAAGCCCTAAGGTTTGAGAATCCAAACCCTCACCCCAAGACCTGGAGACCCCGGTCCCAAAACAGGAGGAATCCAGACCCCAAGCCCAGGATATTCTGAGCCTCCAGACCCTGAGACCCACCCATATCCTGGCCCTGAGATCCTGACACATCAAGACCCCAGACCCTCAGATGATGCACCGTGACTTAAAGCCAGACTGCAGACCCTGGCTCTGCAAACCTCAGATTTCAAGGACTTGGACCCTGAGATCTCAAACTAGAAGACCCCAGACCCTGAGCCCTGGGTCCCCAAGAGCTCAGATCTAGGTTGTGAGCCCTTAAGACCCCAAGACCCTGACTTTTAAAACCCCAGACTCAAGACCCTGAGATTGTAAGACTTCAGACCCCGGTTCCTGGTTCTGGTGACCCCAAAGACCCTGGAACTCAAATTCCAACTCTCAGCTCTGAGACCCCAGACTTGAGACCCCACCTCTCACACATGAGTCTCTGAGCTTGATCCTACAATGAGACCCCACATCTAAGACCGAGGCCCCAGGATCCTGGCCCTGCTGCTACAGACCTCACCTCCAGCCCTCTGAACTTGGCCCTAGAACCCCAGCCTTAAGACCCCCACCTTTTGGCCCCAGCCTCAATTTTCTGAACCCAACGTCCTGAAGAACTCCCAACCCAGACACCCCACCTCACAGGCCAGAGACACAGTGGAAATATGCAAGCTGGACCTCCCCAACCCTGATTCAGTACAGGCTCCAAATTCCCGCTTCCCCGGACCCTAACTGCACCCCTGGCCTGATGTTAACCCTCTGTCCTCTCCTGACAGATGTCCCgcctggccctgccccaggcGCCCCCAGACCCACCGGCACCCCCCCTGGCTCCCCCGGCCTCACCCTGGGGAGGCGTCCGGGCGGCCCATGCCATCCTTGGGGGGCTGCACCTGACGCTCGACTGGGCTGTGCGGGGCTTGCTGCTGCTGAAGACTCGGCTGTGACCCTCCACCTAGAGCCACCAGCGCCCTTCAAAGCcagaccttatttatttatttatttcggaACTGGGGGCGTGGCAGCCGGAGGACTCCGCCCTCACCATTGTCTCCCTCTAGTTAGAGACGATCCCTCCAGGAGACCTGGGCAGGGGGGCATCTGTGCcttatttatacttatttatttaagggggtgggtgggaggcaggTGGACTCGGGGGTCCCTGAGGAGGAGGGAACTGGGGTCCTGGATTCTTGGATCTCTAAGAAGTCTGGCCACAGTgtctccctgacccccacccctctTGGCTTGGGCAGgagcatatattatttattaaacaattaCTTTCTgtgttggggtggggagggaggggaaaaggaggcCTGGGTTTTTGTACAAAAATGTGAGAACCTTTGTGAGATAGAGAAGAGGGAATTAAATTTGCCATACATACCCACTTAGACGTGATTTCTCTGCGGGCCAGGGGCTGGATGCTGGGGTCCTTGGGGGCCCTCAGTGGACAGGGAAGTAGAGGAACCATCAGTCCCCCAGAGACTGTGAGTTCTTAGTCTcacagtcaataaataaatatttaatggatAGTTACAGAAGGTTACCCTGTGACCAACAGTACTAGTACAGGGCAAGGCTGCAGGCTCAAGGTTGTTCATTATGGCAGTGTTTACAACAGCAAACTGGAGACAACCTAGATGTCCAACAGTAGGCGATGGTTATGTACATGACAGTGCATCCATGTGATGGAATACACCAGCCATGAAGAGGGATGCTACAGAGACTGCTTTAGGCATAGAAGAAGCAGGCCTCAAGGCTACAAACCACTGTGTGATCCCCATTTTGTATAGATACGTATAATCCATGGATTATTTAAAAATCCTAGAAGGAAATACACCAAAGTGTTGACTATGGCCACCTCAGGGTACAAGGTGGAGGTGGGATTGTGGGTGACTTTCGTTATTTGtgcttctctgtattttccagaatttttacAATGACCATGTATTTTGCAtgacacatgaaaaaataataaccacTATATTTAGAATGACAGAACATCAGCACCCCCCGCCCCGAAAGCCCTCAGAAGGGGACAGGAATGGCCATTCACTGTGCGCCTGCTCTGCGCCATGCCTTAAGTGCGGGGTTTTACTTACAGGATCCCGTGCATCCTCCAGTACcccccaattttacagatgagggaagctgaggctccTCAGGGATGCCTGTCGtttaaggccacacagctagggaGAGGCAGAATATGATTTTGCCAAAGGTCTGGCTTATTCCAAACCTCATGTCCCTTTCTTTATAACCAATGTAGAGCAACTGTTGCCACGGACACAAACAAGTTAGatacagggaaactgaggctcctgaGGGTATAGACCTTACCCAGGGTATAGACATGGGTCAGTGGCAAGTTGGGACTGTAATTCAGGCCTCCCCTCTTAAGAGTCAGAAACCCTTTTGTTTAATTATTCACTTAAAACATCCCAGACGGCCCCTCCCAGGGCCCCGGGTCGTCCTTAGTTTGGGTCTGGAGCAGGGGCTTCTGAttcacccaccccagccctcaaGACTCCAGGACAGGTTCCTGGAGGGGAAGGGAGCTGAAGGCCCCTGGAGACTTCCCAGGAAGAGCTGCAGCTTTGTCCGATGAGGTCACAAAACTCCTCCACCGAAGTCTCCTCCCCCAGGCCAGGGCTGAGCACCTCTGCAGGGCCGTGTCCAAGCCCTGGGGAAGCTCCACCCTCTGGAACCGCTGAAGCCCAAGGGGCTGGGGCCGGTGGGCTGGGGGGCCAGCACCCTGCCTCCATGTCCCGGGTGACCAACACTTTCTGCAGCCATCA
Coding sequences:
- the IL11 gene encoding interleukin-11, encoding MSAGALGALQLPGVLTRLRADLFSYLRHVQWLRRAGGPSLRTLEPDLGALQARLDRLLRRLQLLMSRLALPQAPPDPPAPPLAPPASPWGGVRAAHAILGGLHLTLDWAVRGLLLLKTRL